A section of the Clostridium sp. TW13 genome encodes:
- a CDS encoding GNAT family N-acetyltransferase translates to MAEVIVHEMKYYGEKVSSNIDVVNYSDEYYNDYKSICCDCFRELSIATNLDPDLFYTQEEMNKKKSNVFIMFIDKEMVGSVEIYENIIDHLFVNKKYQNKGYGKKLLFFAINSLQEVGIDEITLYVADLNKEAIQLYLNNGFKCTNTAIENWG, encoded by the coding sequence ATGGCTGAAGTTATTGTACATGAAATGAAATATTACGGTGAAAAAGTGAGTTCGAATATAGATGTAGTTAATTATAGTGATGAATATTATAATGATTATAAAAGTATTTGTTGTGATTGTTTTAGAGAGTTAAGTATAGCCACCAATCTAGACCCAGATTTATTTTATACACAAGAGGAAATGAATAAAAAGAAATCTAATGTTTTTATTATGTTTATAGATAAAGAGATGGTAGGTTCTGTTGAGATATATGAAAATATAATAGATCACTTATTTGTTAACAAAAAATATCAAAATAAAGGATACGGAAAGAAACTCTTATTTTTTGCTATTAACAGTTTGCAAGAAGTAGGAATTGATGAAATTACTTTATATGTTGCAGACTTGAATAAAGAGGCTATTCAACTATATTTGAATAATGGATTTAAATGTACAAACACCGCAAT